The DNA segment CTATCGAGGAACTTGGGTCAGGCCAGGTAAGCCGATGATTGATCAGGCCTTAGCATGTTGGATGCTTGTTGATGTCAGAAGGCTTATCGTTCCAAGGCCTTTAGCTTTGCATACCTTATTAGCTTACGCGCGTGGGTTTCGCCGGGACTGTGGGATGCCCCCTATCAGGATTACGGGCATCTTCTCAACTACATTGCGGGATTGCCCGTATTGCATTACCCGGGCAGGGCATGCGACACTGTGAACCAGTTGGTAAAGCCATAACGCAGAACGATACTATTGAAGTCAGCTGTACCTCAAGGTCGGGAACATGGCAGCGAACACCATCGTGGCAGCCGCGTAGTGCCCAGGATCGGCTGTGTGGTTTGGGACGATCCCTCCAAGGCAGACGCGAAGAGAACCGTGGAGGAATACTGCCGGAATAATGTAGGCCGGGATCCAACGGGCTAGTGCTTTCGTGGCTACCGAGGGCAGAATGTAGGAGATGGTCAGATGATGGAGGTGAAAGGCTGCGGAGTTTCAAACAGCTTCACGAACACTCTTCCAACATTGGCATCCAGCACTTCGCCGACTCTGTGTAGATCAGAATGGCGCCAGCAGGCAGCGGAAGGCGGACAAAGGGGCATAGAAACCGACCTTGAATTGAATTGAGATATGTTGCAGATATCCCGTGTGTGGAATCATCCAAGGTCAACAATGCCGCAGGGGGAAGGAGGAGAAGAAAGATGAGACACAACTGGAAAAGGGCAGTAGCTTGTCTTACGGCTTTGGCGCTAGTAGCTGCGATTTGCCTAGGTTGCGGCGATCATGAAAGAAAGGAGCGGGTTACTATCGTAATAGGAGAATCAATAGACCTTACAGGCCCAGCCTCACCCGCCGAGATTCCTGTGCATGAGGTAATAGAGGATATAGTCAGGTATTACAATGAAGAAGGCCTTATCCCAGGGGTAAGAATAAAGGTAGCCACTTATGACAACCAGTTCAACCCTGGGCGGGACATGCTTGGCTATGAGTGGTGTAAGAACCGGGGGGCAAAGGTAATTATTGGTGTTCATGATCTGACAGCAGAGACTCTAAAACCCTTTGCAGAGAAAGACAAGGTGCCGGTAGCCACGGTTAGTTACACCGACTTCGCGGCAACGCCTCCGGGATGGGTATTCATCTTCGGCTCTCATACTACTTACCAGATAATTACCCTTCTGAAATGGATCAGCCAAAATCGCTGGGACTATGTCGCGAAAGGAAGGGTGCCCAAGATCGGCTTCTATGGTTGGAGTGAAGCCATGAACATACACATGGAGAAAACAATGAGGGAGTATTGCCAGGCTCACCCAGACAAGTTTGAATGGGTTGGTGGCTTCATGACCCCAGTAGGCACCACGATCTGTGCTGGTCAGATAGAAAAGCTGAAAGACTGTGACTACATATGTCCATGGTTTATGGCCGGAGCCTTCTTCATGAGGGACTTTCGGGGTAGGGGATATGCCGCCACGTTCATCTCTGACTCTGGCAATATTGGCTATTATGAGTTCTACATTGACCTATGTGGCTGGGGAGTCCTGGACGGAAAGTTGACAACTAATATAGTTCCATGGTGGACTGAACAGTCTCCAGCAGTCGATCTCATCAAACAAGTTGTTGACAGATACCACTCTGGGCAAGCGAGGATGCCTGCATCTTACGAAGGCGCATTTCATCTTATATATTCTATCTTCGAGGTCTTGCGGCAGGCAGTTGATGAGGTGGGGGCCGAGCGTTTCGACGGCCAAGCCTTCTACAACGCAGCTGTAAAATTTAAGGTGAAATGGGAAGGTCTGCCGGAATGGGGCTTCAGCGACACCAAACGCTATCTGATAGACGACGTTGCTATCCATGAATGGAGGGCCAACGTGGAGGATATGGTGAGGGTCAGTGACTGGCTACCATTGGCGAAAGAGTGAGGAGAGAAAGCTGTGACTCGCGAGCAGATGGAGTGGCAAAGGGCGATGGCCGGTGTAGGTACAGGCTCCACCGGCAGCGTGTGCGAGTAATGGCCGAGCCAAAGGCCGCGGAGACTAAAAACATCTGACTCAGGCATGACACCTGGATCACTCAGACAGGGCTCGAGCCTAGCATGAACCGAGGAGAGAAATAGAGAGACGAGGAATGAACTAGCGGTGGGTTGGTGGGAGAAGTGTAGTGGGGCAACCACAGAGAGAGATGCCTCGAAAGGGGGAAATGAATTGGACAGTAAGACAAAGACAAAGGCCTTACAGGAGTTCACTGAAGCCACAGGGACCATTCTTAACCCCGCACTGCGTGGTTGGAAGGAGGGGGGAGGGAAGGTAGTAGGGTATTTCTGTTCCTATGTGCCAGAGGAGATCATCACGGCTGCTGGCTTTTTGCCCTTCCGAATGAGGGCCACGGGTAGCACGGGGACAGAGCTAGCAGACCGGTATTTGAGCGACTGCAATTGCAGCTTTGTTCGTAACTGCTTCAATATGGTACTTAGCGGGGAGTACGATTTTCTTGATGGGGTGGTCTGGTGTAACTCATGTGACCATGTGCGCCGCGTACATGATAACTGGAAGCACAAGGTGAAGACCCCCTCTTTTCTCCACTTTCTCAGTCTTCCCAAGAAGACGGGGGAGAAGCAAGTGCGCTGGTACCAGGAGGAACTGGCACTTTTCAAAGACAGCCTGGCGTCGCACTTTGGCATGGAAATCACTGACGAGTGTCTGTGGGAGGCAATAAGACGCCATAATCAGAAGCGGCGTCTCCAGCGGAGGCTCTACAAACTGAGGAAAGGCGAAAGGCCGCCGGTTACCGGTGCCGAAACACTAGCTGTTATGGTGGCTGGCACGGCCATGCCCTTGGAGCAGTACGGCCAGTTGCTTTCTGACTTACTGAGTGAACTGGCACGATCAGAAGGCAATGCTAACTATCGGGCTAGGTTGATGATAGTGGGCGGCATACTCGACGATCCGTCCTACATCAAAGTGATTGAAGACCAGGGTGGCCTGGTAGTCACGGACATGCTGTGCTTTGGCTCCAAGATCATGTGGGAGGATGTGGATGAAGGGGCGAAAGAGCCCTTGGAGACTCTTGCTCGATACTCCATCAAAGACCGTCCCGGCTGTCCGCGATTTTTCGGAGTTCATGAAAGAAGAGCAGCTTTCATTCGGGACATGATCCGAGAGTTCAAGGTAGATGGAGTTATTGGCGAGCGGCTAATGTTTTGCGATGGGTGGGCTTATGAGCATTACATGCTCGACAAAGATTTCAAGGAGGAAGGTGTTCCCCATCTGATGTTGGATAGGGAATACCTCCTGGGAGCAGTGGGCCAATTGAGAACCAGGGTTCAGGCATTTCTGGAGAGCATAGGGAGGTAAGAAATGGTTGTAGATAGCAAGACGGAGAGAAGGGAAAGGGGGTTGAGGCGTATCAGGGAGGAGATCGATTGGTATAAGACCACCCTCAAAGAGTTGGACAAGTTGACGACCGACGAGACCAAACTGTGGGCTCCGTTGATGAGGGCTCAGTTAGAGCAGTATGAGAAAACCTTACGGTGCGTCGAGGAGCGCAAACCTTTGCTAGCGAGCTACTGGTCCATCTGTCCGGAGGTATACAGGGCCATGGATATCCATTACTTTAACGTTCAGGGCCACCATTTCCAGCAGTCTCAGGCTCGCTTTGTCATAAGGGAACTCGAAGAATGCGATAAGCTGGGGCTAGCCAGGGACAATTGCAGTCTCCTCAGGCTGGCAATGTACTACATAGCTTCTGGCCTTATGCCAACTCCCACCATGATTATTCACAAGCTGGAGCCATGCGATGCCCTTTTGGGCTTGCACGAAGCAGTCAGGACCCACAAAGAGTGGCGTGACATTCCCCATTACTCTCTTGATCCGCCCTATTGGGAGGATGACCGTACGTTGGATTATTATGCTGGTGAAGTTAATGGTGTCGTGTCCTTCCTTGAAGAGCAGACCGGAAAGAAACTGGATGTTGACCGGCTGCGAGAGATCATAAAGGAGTCCAACAAACAATATGAGCTATGGGCTGAATACAACGAACTGCGACGGGCGGTGCCATGTCCTCACGGCTATGACCTATCGGCTCAACTGTATCCTATGGTGCAAATCTTTTGGACAGGTGATCCCAGATGTACTGCCTGGTTGAGGGATATGGTGGGTGATGCCGAGGAGCGAGTGCGAACAAAGAAGGGTTGGTTGGAGCGCGAAAAGGTCAGGGTGATCTGGTTTGATGTCTATTGCATCTGGCTCAGGGATTTGAACGCTTGGTTGGAACAGGAGTGGGCGGCGAACATTGTCATGGATATGAGCAGCTACTGTCCATACACGCTAATTGACACCTCAAACGAGCATACTATGTTCAAGGGGCTGGGCAAGAGGACTCTCTGTGACCAGATCATGGTAAGGCAGGTGCGGGGTTCGGCAGATAGACTGCTCTCCGACTTGCAGCGAATGATCAAGGATCATAAGGCAGATGCTGTCATCCCACCCACTCACATCGGCCATAAGGACCAAATTGCTAGCCTTGGCCTGATAAGGGAGGTCTGCCGCGATGCCGGAGTTGCCTGCTTGGATATGGGAATGGTTGACATCTTTGACCCGAGGTACACGACTATAGACGAGATAAAGGACAGATTGAGTCGGTACCTAATCACCATGGGTCTTGGCTAAAGGCGTGGCGAGAGTTGCTTTGGCAGCAATAACAGAGCAGGAGAGTGCTGAAAGGAGAATCGCGCATCAGAGCTCTGACAAGACTTCGACGTCTTATCTAGTTCCAAATTGTGGTAGAACTCTGAATAAAAGGGAGCGGCTTGTTGGTTTGCGGTTGCAAGCATTAACCCTTCCCAAAGGTCTTTCGGCACTTTAACAATGGCATGGCATTAGGAGGTGAAGCGAGGTCATCGGATCCAAGAAGCTCATAGCTGGAGGGTGGGTTAGGAGGCCTTCAGGATCACAAAACACCAGTCCTTGCTGAGGAGGTGACAGTAATATGATTGTCGTTGGAGGTTGCGATGTAGGTTCTGCCACTGGGAAAGCAGTGGTGATGAACGACGGGACAATCGCGTCCTATGTAGTTATCTTGTCGACCACCCGACCCGAGGTTACAGCACGCTTGGCTATGGACGAGGCCATCAAGAAGGCTGGCCTGGTTTCGATCGAGGATTTAAGCTACATTGTGGGCACGGGCTACGGTCGCCTCAGAGTCCCTTTTGCTGCAGAGAACATCTCGGAGATAACATGCCACGCTTACGGTGCCCATTGGCTTTGTCCCACAGTCCGAACGGTGATCGATATCGGCGGGCAGGATTGCAAGGTAATGTCCGTCAGCAGTGAAGGCAAGGTTAATGACTTTGTCATGAACGACAAGTGCGCTGCTGGAACTGGAAGGTTTTTTGAAGCTATGGCCAGAGTGCTCGATTGTGGCCTGGAAGGACTCTCCCGTCTGCCTCTACAAGCAACCAAACCGGCAAAAATTAGCAGCCAGTGTAGCGTGTTTGCTGAATCCGAGGTTATAACCCTGGTCAACGACGGCGTCGATCTGGCAGACATTGTGGCTGGCCTAAACCAGTCGATAGCCAGCAGGTTGGCTACCATGGTAGGGAGAGTTGGCCTTATAGAAGACGTGGCTCTGACGGGCGGATGTGCGAAGAACCAGGGATTGGTGAGGGCATTGCAAGATAAGTTGCAGGCAAAAGTGATTACCCTTCCTGAGGACCCTCAAATCGTAGGTGCGCTGGGAGCAGCACTCATAGCCAGGGGAAAAATCGACAGAAAGCCGTGAAAGCAATATTTCTCTGTCATCGAGTGGTTAGGATATGGCTCCAGGCCACTACAAGCAGCGGTGGAAGGCCACCAGGGCTCACTGCTTCAAACTGAAAAGCAAACACGGTAATACATGCAATACATGCAAATGCTTAACAGCATATAGTGAGGAGGCAAAACTATGACTATTGAGGACGTCTACCTGAAACTGGCAGAGATGGTGGATAAGAACGATGTCGCAGGTCTGCCAACAACACCGGCAATGCTGAAGGTCTTGAGCTTGCAGTTCACGCTCGAAGAGGCCGGTTTGGCCCTTCAGATAGGTCTCACTGGAGGAACACTGAGCGAGCTTTCGGCGAAGGTAGGAATGGACAAAGCCAGACTCAGAAAGATGCTGGAAACCATGGCATATAAAGGCACCATTTGGATCGATCCAGACAAGGAAGACCCCGTCTACAGGGTGTTGGGCGCTACTGCGCCGGGGCTTATCGAAACAGGCCTTTGGGGGAATATAAGGTTCTCCTACGATGTTGAATTGGGCAAGGCCCTGTACCAGGCTATCTTTGATCATGCCAGGGATCACCTGTGCAAGCTAGGATTCCCTTTTGCGCCCGTCTTACCCAACCCATGGGCACTACCGGACGATGCCCTTCCTTCTGAGAACCTCGTTGAGACGCTCCGCAAACAGGACCATATTAGCGTCTCTGCCTGCCCGTGCCGTCTGTCACATTTCCTTGCTGATCCCGGCAATCATTGCCAGTACCCTGTGGAAACGTGCATTCATTACGGCGATGTCAGTCGGTGGTCTGTCAAATATGGTATGGCTCGCCGGATTACCGTCGATGAAGCCACGGAGTTGCTCCGCAAATGCAATGTGGATGGGCTTGTGCATACCATTGACATAAATGGGTGCATCTGCAATTGCTGCACAGACTGCTGCCTTATGTTTAGAGGAATGCGCGAGCTGGGCACGAAGACATTGATTCCGTCTCCCTTCCTGCCTCGGATTGATCGCGAAAGATGCAACGCCTGCGCGTTGTGCGTTGATGTCTGCCCGGTAGGTGCCATGCAAGTTGATGATGTTGCCGAGGCGAAAAGCGATCTCTGCATTGGATGCGGCGTATGCATTCCCTGTTGCGATGCTCACGCTATAGAACTCGTTAGGCGCACTCCTGTATGAAACGCTTCATCAGAGTGCATTAAACCTGACCATAGGCGGTAGTGTACACTGAGTAAGAGAAGCAAGCACGCTTACGGGGTGAGGCGAGTTTTCCGTTGAGTTGCACTTGTGAAAAGCAGTAACTCTGACTTGAGAGAATCTTCTTACGGCCTGCCTGAAGGACGGAGGTTAGCATGTGATGGATTGGGTCGCTCCTTACCAGACGAAGACCAAGATCGTGGGGCAATGATCAAATAGCTTGGAGGAAGCAAACAAGGGGAGGGCCGACAAGATGGGTTTCAAGATTCTATGGCAGAATATTTCCACAGAAAAGGACTACATCCCTGATGCTCACATAATCTGGGATGGTCTACAAAGGGCAGTAAGGAAGATTGCCAGAGCAGACACAGTAGTCACGTTTTCTCACGTAGAGAAGAACGTCTGGCTCCCGATGTTCCCCTACTTGGAGATGTTGAACGATACGATGTTGATCGACAAGATCATCAAAGCTGAGACGGAGGGTTATGATGCTGCGATGATAGGATGCTTTGGAGACCCTGGGCTCCAGCAAGCTCGCGGTGTAGTGGATATGCCAGTGACAGGTGCCTGTGAATCTGGGATGCTCGTCGCCCAATTGCTCGGTAACAGGTTTGCTGTTGTGACAGTGGGGCCGGGGTGGGTTCCCATAGTCGAAGCGAACATACGTCGCTACGGATTTGAGGAGAGGGCAATCAAGAATAGACCAGTCAGGCAGTTCGATTTGGCTCAGGAGATGCCGGCTTTGATCGATGCCTTCCAGGGGAAACCAGAGAGATTAATCATGCTATTTGAGACAGAGGCCTTGAAATGCATCGATGATGGTGCTGACGTGGTCATAGCAGGCTGTTGCTATGTATCGCCGCTTTTCTCTCTTATTGGGTATCGGGAAGTGGCCAACACTGGGGTTCCGGTGGTCGATCCAGCCGCTGTGGCCCTCAAGCTGGCGGAGGTTCTAGCCGATCTTCAGAGCACCACAGGGATAGCCAAGAGCAAATGCGCCACCAGCCTCTATGCGCCACCGCCCAGGGATATACTGGATCAGGTACGCAGAGATTTTGGGTATATAAGATAACGAAAGGAGGTCACCATTATGAAGGTGGTGAAATTCCTAGCTCAGGTGGACAAAACAAAGTGCGTGGGCGACAAGCTGTGCGAGGAGATGTGCCCCACTGGGGCAATCAGAGTAGTGGGGAAAAAAGCCGAGGTGGACAAGAAGGCCACGGTGGACAGTGAGAAATGTCTTGCCTGCGCCAGGTGTATGGACAGATGTCAGAAAGACGCGGTAACCATGGTTCCCCGTGGGCAACCGAAGGTGTTTGGGACATCCACTGAGGGCGTTGATCATGCCAAGATCAGGGAACTCTGCCGCAAGGCCCATCGCCAACCGTATGAGCTGGTGTGCGTCTGCACCTTTACCCTGGCGGAGGAAATTGCTGCAGCCATCATCAAAGGGGCTAGGTCCGTTCGGGAAGTCGCCCTAATGACCGGAGTGCTCAGTGGGTGCCAGCAGTTCTGTAGCCCGGTGATACAGAGGATGCTAAAGGCCTATGGGGTGGACATTGCCAAGGCTGGAGCACCACTAACATATGATCAGACGTTTTCGTTATGGGATATCCCCGAGGAGATACAGCAGAAATACCCGGGCTATTACTTCAAAGAGGACGCGGAGATGGCTACCCGGCTGCGCAGTGAGTAGTTCCATATGTCAATCATGCAGGCTGGAGGAGAAAGGCTATGTTGAAGAACGCAATAAGACCGCCGTCGTTTTATAGGTCGGTATACGGGCCGGAGCCTCGACAGAAGCGAGCGTCCAGCCTGCCTGGGATCGTTTCATTGGGCGTGAGGGATCTGTTTCCAAACATTGCCCCCGCCATATATCGACCCGGTGATGATCTGGCGGTCATCAGGAAAGCTACGGAGAAGGCGCTGGCCGGCGTCGATATAGGCATGATCGGGGCACGGGATACGGTCAATGTCGTGTCCTGCGAACATGGCTTCTCGATTATGGGTGGTGAACCCTATGTTGAGATGCTGAAGACCATAAAGGATTTTGTTCAGGAGCGAGCCAGCTGCAAGAATATCCGCTTGCGAGTGGGGGCATGGCAAGGGTTCAGGGAGGCGAGCGAAGTTATCGATCACTTCCGTCTGGAGGAGTACTTTGGTAAAGGCAATGTGGCTGGTTTCGGCCCATGGGACAAGGGGGTTCCCATAGAAACCGAGATAGGGACGGTCTATGGTATCAAGAAGGTCTACGACGGCGACTGGTTCATTCATGCCTACTACGACGATGCCAGGGAGATACACCTCCACCGCTACCTTCACCGGCCCCTCAAAGCCTTTATTACGGCTTTTGCCAGGATTGAGACGAGAGGGCTCTACCACTGTTTTCCCACCCGCAGCGGTGCCTTCCTGCCAAGAGCCGTTTTCGATTCACCCTTCGTCCAACGGAGGTACGCTTTTGCCTGCCTGCTGAGGTCCTCACCAGCAGGTATTACCGGGATAGACGCCGACAACGATCTCTATCAGATCGATCGAAGGATAACCGTGGAACATCTCAAGGACTACAGCAGGATACAGGAGTTATTCAACGCGATAGACGAATGTGTTGGGGTGGTGGACGGGGGCAGATGGATGTACTACTTGACTTCTGGTGGGTTAGTCTTCTCTGCGTTCTTCTTTGCTACTCACGACTACTTTGACTTGTCCAACCCGGTAACGTCTGCCGGATTTGATCTCCCCGACCCACACGCAACGGGGGCACTAAACCCCGCCGTGAAGGCGATCGTCATTAACCAGGCGTGGCGAGGCATCCCCCTCACTGGCATTTGCATGCAGATCCCCACCATACTGGTAGGCAAGGACATGGCAGATATGTTTGCCACAGATGCCTCCAGTCCGGGGTTGCTGGATGTCGTGACAACCGCCGAAACGCTTGAAGAAGCCGTGGGGTTAGCCCAGCAGATCGCCAAAACTGACAAGCTCATCGTATTCGATGGGAGTTTCGGGCACTTCAACCTCAGTCCTTCTCTGGGAGAATACCTGATTCAGAAAGCTCCGGAAGTGAATCGGAAGGTTGAGAAACTCCTGCCCGTATGGCTCAAGCAGAGAGGCATCGATCCTGCAACGGTCTGAGGCTAGGTGTCGGTGGAGAACATGGATGGTGGGCTATGAGTACCCCGGATGACATTCGAGACGAGATTCTGCGGAGTGTGGAAGGGAAACAAATAGTGGCTGTTATCATTGCTGATGATGAGGGCATTGTTGTGGAGACCACGTCGGCTGCCAATGAGACACGAAAACTGGGGCTGTTGCTGATGCATATCCTTAATGAAGGCACGCTGGTTCGGAGGGGAGATGAGATAGCCAGGTTCAGGGGGAACCCTAGACAGGTGGTGATGGCCGAGGACGTATTGATCGGCCTCATGGCAAAGCCGTCGGGCATCGCCACGGCTGCCCGCAAGTTTGTCGAAAAGGCCGGGAGCAGGCCGAAGATTGTCAGCGGAGCATGGAAGAAGATGCCCGCCTCGCAAAAGGACGTCATCCGCAGAGCTGTGTTTGCCGGTGGAGCCTTCTACCGTATGAGCCATGATCCCTTTGTGTATCTAGATAAGAACTATACAGAAATCCTTGGTGGCATCAAGGAGAGCCTCGAGGCGGTGGCAGACCTGGGCCATCGCAGAAGAGTGATACAACTGAAGGGTAGGTACAAAGACATTGTCCTGGAGACGCGCGAAGCAGTGCAGTACGGCGCTGATATTCTTTACATCGACACCGGACGGCCAAGCGACGTGAGCCGAGTTTCAGGGGAGCTCATCCGGCTCAAGGTGAGAAACACGGTGAGCGTCGCTTTCGGTGGGAACGTCAGGCTGGAAGACATGGATATGTTGAAAGCTCTGGACATTGACATACTGGATATCGGGCGGCAAATCGTGGATGCTCCCCTGTTGGATATGCGGATGGAAGTCATCCACGTTGAAGACAGGCTATGAGAGGAGCAATATCACCATGGAGCAGTTCCACCTTCTGCAAAAGACGGAATTGAGGATCGAGCGAATATCCGTACGAAACGCAAATCTGAACGACGTTGCGACAGTCGTGGCGAATACCCTGGGTATGGAGCGTGATAGGGTCATCGTCACGGATTTGCGCGATGACACCATCACTATCGATATTCTCAAGGAAAGCGTGGATGCCTATGCCATTGTGGGAAAGCAGGATGAATTGCTGGCCGGGCTGGCAGACCTGCCCGGGATCGATATAGCCGCAGGCGTATCGATCTCTTCCCACGGCATGCTGAGCTGGGTTGCCATGGATGAAAGGAAAACCAGGCGAGCTCTAAAGCATTCGGAAAAGATCGCAGGGGAAATTCGCCAAAAACTATCAAAGAGGGCTGTCGTCTTCTCCACCGGATTTGAAGTTGCCACCGGTCAGGTCCAGGATACCAATATGCTGACTATCGCCAAGAGGTTACAGGCCGAGGGCTATTCAGTAGCCCGAGGCCCCACTCTGGTTGATGATGAATGGCTAATTGCTGGCAAATTGAAACAGGCTGCGTATGATGATGGTTATGGTTTGGTAGTAGTTACCGGTGGCGTGGGAGCTGAAGACAAAGACCGTACCATTGAGGCCATGCTAGTTTTAGACCCGGAAGCTGCTACACCGTATGTCTGCAAGTATGAAAAGGGAACTGGCAGGCACCTCAAGGATAGTGTCAGAATTGGTGTTGGGCAGGTCGGCGAGACTTTGATAGTGGCGCTGCCCGGTCCCAACGATGAGGTCAAATCAAGCCTCGATATCCTTGTGAAGGGCCTCAAATCTCATTCAGATAAACACGCCCTGGCCGAGGGTATCGCAGAGAACCTG comes from the Chloroflexota bacterium genome and includes:
- a CDS encoding ABC transporter substrate-binding protein — encoded protein: MRHNWKRAVACLTALALVAAICLGCGDHERKERVTIVIGESIDLTGPASPAEIPVHEVIEDIVRYYNEEGLIPGVRIKVATYDNQFNPGRDMLGYEWCKNRGAKVIIGVHDLTAETLKPFAEKDKVPVATVSYTDFAATPPGWVFIFGSHTTYQIITLLKWISQNRWDYVAKGRVPKIGFYGWSEAMNIHMEKTMREYCQAHPDKFEWVGGFMTPVGTTICAGQIEKLKDCDYICPWFMAGAFFMRDFRGRGYAATFISDSGNIGYYEFYIDLCGWGVLDGKLTTNIVPWWTEQSPAVDLIKQVVDRYHSGQARMPASYEGAFHLIYSIFEVLRQAVDEVGAERFDGQAFYNAAVKFKVKWEGLPEWGFSDTKRYLIDDVAIHEWRANVEDMVRVSDWLPLAKE
- a CDS encoding 2-hydroxyacyl-CoA dehydratase produces the protein MVVDSKTERRERGLRRIREEIDWYKTTLKELDKLTTDETKLWAPLMRAQLEQYEKTLRCVEERKPLLASYWSICPEVYRAMDIHYFNVQGHHFQQSQARFVIRELEECDKLGLARDNCSLLRLAMYYIASGLMPTPTMIIHKLEPCDALLGLHEAVRTHKEWRDIPHYSLDPPYWEDDRTLDYYAGEVNGVVSFLEEQTGKKLDVDRLREIIKESNKQYELWAEYNELRRAVPCPHGYDLSAQLYPMVQIFWTGDPRCTAWLRDMVGDAEERVRTKKGWLEREKVRVIWFDVYCIWLRDLNAWLEQEWAANIVMDMSSYCPYTLIDTSNEHTMFKGLGKRTLCDQIMVRQVRGSADRLLSDLQRMIKDHKADAVIPPTHIGHKDQIASLGLIREVCRDAGVACLDMGMVDIFDPRYTTIDEIKDRLSRYLITMGLG
- a CDS encoding 4Fe-4S dicluster domain-containing protein; this encodes MKVVKFLAQVDKTKCVGDKLCEEMCPTGAIRVVGKKAEVDKKATVDSEKCLACARCMDRCQKDAVTMVPRGQPKVFGTSTEGVDHAKIRELCRKAHRQPYELVCVCTFTLAEEIAAAIIKGARSVREVALMTGVLSGCQQFCSPVIQRMLKAYGVDIAKAGAPLTYDQTFSLWDIPEEIQQKYPGYYFKEDAEMATRLRSE
- a CDS encoding 2-hydroxyacyl-CoA dehydratase, encoding MDSKTKTKALQEFTEATGTILNPALRGWKEGGGKVVGYFCSYVPEEIITAAGFLPFRMRATGSTGTELADRYLSDCNCSFVRNCFNMVLSGEYDFLDGVVWCNSCDHVRRVHDNWKHKVKTPSFLHFLSLPKKTGEKQVRWYQEELALFKDSLASHFGMEITDECLWEAIRRHNQKRRLQRRLYKLRKGERPPVTGAETLAVMVAGTAMPLEQYGQLLSDLLSELARSEGNANYRARLMIVGGILDDPSYIKVIEDQGGLVVTDMLCFGSKIMWEDVDEGAKEPLETLARYSIKDRPGCPRFFGVHERRAAFIRDMIREFKVDGVIGERLMFCDGWAYEHYMLDKDFKEEGVPHLMLDREYLLGAVGQLRTRVQAFLESIGR
- a CDS encoding competence/damage-inducible protein A is translated as MTYWISGGKSWMLPCWICGWKSSTLKTGYERSNITMEQFHLLQKTELRIERISVRNANLNDVATVVANTLGMERDRVIVTDLRDDTITIDILKESVDAYAIVGKQDELLAGLADLPGIDIAAGVSISSHGMLSWVAMDERKTRRALKHSEKIAGEIRQKLSKRAVVFSTGFEVATGQVQDTNMLTIAKRLQAEGYSVARGPTLVDDEWLIAGKLKQAAYDDGYGLVVVTGGVGAEDKDRTIEAMLVLDPEAATPYVCKYEKGTGRHLKDSVRIGVGQVGETLIVALPGPNDEVKSSLDILVKGLKSHSDKHALAEGIAENLREKMRKKMSH
- a CDS encoding CoA activase, whose protein sequence is MIVVGGCDVGSATGKAVVMNDGTIASYVVILSTTRPEVTARLAMDEAIKKAGLVSIEDLSYIVGTGYGRLRVPFAAENISEITCHAYGAHWLCPTVRTVIDIGGQDCKVMSVSSEGKVNDFVMNDKCAAGTGRFFEAMARVLDCGLEGLSRLPLQATKPAKISSQCSVFAESEVITLVNDGVDLADIVAGLNQSIASRLATMVGRVGLIEDVALTGGCAKNQGLVRALQDKLQAKVITLPEDPQIVGALGAALIARGKIDRKP